A single window of Corallincola holothuriorum DNA harbors:
- the ubiT gene encoding ubiquinone anaerobic biosynthesis accessory factor UbiT, giving the protein MLPLKLRDWIVSHGPGLVRRPLSVTPFAVYRPLLAKVLDQLLAEPLAEGELDFLEGRWLKIDISDLGMEFCLSVSNEQLKLSSNIPDSDVIFSAQLNDLVLISARREDPDTLFFQRKLKIEGDTELGLEVKNLLAQLDMELLPGWLQKSSETAADWVESANRRQLIESDPA; this is encoded by the coding sequence ATGTTGCCCCTTAAGTTACGCGACTGGATTGTCAGCCATGGACCGGGATTGGTTCGTCGGCCACTCAGTGTTACTCCCTTTGCTGTTTATAGGCCGTTGCTGGCAAAGGTATTAGATCAGCTGCTGGCTGAACCGCTGGCTGAAGGGGAGTTAGATTTCCTTGAGGGACGTTGGTTAAAGATCGACATTTCAGACCTTGGCATGGAATTCTGTCTTAGTGTGTCGAATGAACAGCTGAAATTGTCGTCAAACATTCCTGATAGCGATGTCATTTTTTCGGCGCAACTAAATGATTTAGTGCTGATTTCTGCCCGAAGAGAAGATCCTGATACCCTGTTCTTTCAGCGAAAGCTGAAAATTGAGGGGGACACAGAACTCGGGTTAGAAGTGAAAAATTTATTGGCCCAGTTAGATATGGAATTGTTGCCTGGCTGGTTGCAAAAATCGTCAGAAACCGCGGCAGACTGGGTTGAATCAGCTAATCGCCGCCAGTTGATAGAGAGTGACCCTGCTTAG
- the ubiU gene encoding ubiquinone anaerobic biosynthesis protein UbiU encodes MELLCPAGTLPALKTAIDHGADAVYLGLKDDTNARHFAGLNFNEKRLEQGIAYAHQRGKRVQIAINTFAHPGAEKRWQYAVDAAVASGIDALILADIGVLDYAANRYPDAELHLSVQASATSADAIRMYQQQFGVQRVVLPRVLSIKQVKQLAQATDVELEVFAFGSLCIMSEGRCYLSSYMTGESPNTAGACSPAKFVRWESRDDQLDVRLNKVLIDRFGQDENAGYPTLCKGRFDVDGQRYHVLEEPTSLNTLELLPDLLQSGIAAVKIEGRQRSPAYVAKVTQVWREAIDQAKRVGKAYQPDPKGMAELSQLSEGYQTTLGPYHKAWQ; translated from the coding sequence ATGGAGTTATTGTGCCCAGCTGGCACCTTGCCAGCGTTGAAGACCGCCATTGACCATGGTGCTGACGCCGTCTATTTAGGGTTAAAAGATGACACCAACGCGCGTCATTTTGCGGGTCTGAACTTTAATGAAAAGCGACTCGAACAAGGTATCGCCTATGCTCATCAACGGGGCAAGAGAGTTCAGATCGCTATCAACACCTTCGCCCACCCAGGCGCTGAAAAACGCTGGCAGTATGCTGTAGATGCGGCCGTAGCCAGCGGTATTGACGCCCTTATTCTTGCCGACATCGGTGTGCTTGACTATGCCGCTAATCGATACCCAGATGCAGAGCTTCATCTGTCAGTGCAAGCATCAGCCACGAGCGCCGATGCGATACGCATGTATCAACAGCAATTTGGTGTGCAACGGGTCGTATTACCCCGAGTCCTGTCTATTAAACAGGTAAAACAGTTGGCTCAGGCCACCGATGTAGAACTGGAAGTTTTCGCTTTTGGTAGTCTCTGCATCATGTCTGAAGGACGCTGCTATTTAAGCTCTTATATGACAGGAGAGAGCCCAAATACCGCAGGCGCCTGCTCTCCCGCTAAGTTCGTTCGCTGGGAATCAAGAGACGATCAATTAGACGTACGACTGAATAAAGTACTGATAGACCGTTTTGGTCAAGATGAAAATGCCGGCTACCCAACACTTTGCAAGGGCCGGTTTGATGTCGATGGTCAGCGTTATCATGTGTTGGAAGAGCCCACAAGTCTCAATACCTTAGAGCTATTACCAGACTTACTGCAATCAGGCATTGCCGCGGTAAAAATAGAGGGGCGACAACGCAGCCCTGCCTATGTGGCAAAGGTAACGCAAGTATGGCGCGAGGCGATAGACCAAGCGAAGCGTGTTGGCAAAGCCTATCAACCCGATCCAAAGGGCATGGCCGAACTTAGCCAGTTGTCCGAAGGCTATCAAACCACCCTGGGTCCTTATCACAAAGCCTGGCAGTAA
- a CDS encoding U32 family peptidase, translated as MQISLGPVRYYWPKTEIEAFYQQAIASEADIVYLGEVVCSKRRELNSEQWFSLAKELANNSNKQIVLSTLALISAESELKELQRYCDNGELLVEANDIAAVQQMSERKLPFVVGSQINCYNLSALQRLLAMGMSRWVMPVELSSDWLYTLLEQAEDAGIRQQFEVEVQSHGHLPLAYSARCFTARSEDRPKDKCQKCCLNYPQGRAVHSQEGERLFTLNGLETQSGLSYNLFNEIPNMVGKVDIARISPQQMDIAPLVSAFKQQLTAPIHSPLSTDECNGYWHRLAGMVQSQ; from the coding sequence ATGCAGATTTCACTTGGCCCAGTCCGTTATTATTGGCCTAAAACAGAAATAGAAGCCTTCTATCAGCAAGCGATAGCAAGCGAGGCAGATATTGTCTACCTCGGTGAGGTGGTATGCAGTAAACGCCGAGAGTTAAACAGCGAACAATGGTTCTCACTCGCAAAAGAGTTGGCCAATAACAGCAACAAGCAGATAGTACTATCGACACTGGCACTGATATCCGCAGAATCGGAACTGAAAGAGCTGCAACGCTACTGCGATAACGGTGAGCTATTGGTAGAGGCCAATGATATTGCCGCAGTACAACAGATGAGCGAGCGCAAACTTCCATTCGTGGTGGGCAGCCAGATCAATTGTTACAACCTCAGTGCCCTGCAGCGATTGTTAGCCATGGGCATGAGCCGCTGGGTGATGCCAGTAGAGCTATCATCAGACTGGCTATACACCTTGCTAGAACAAGCGGAAGACGCCGGTATCAGGCAGCAGTTTGAAGTAGAAGTCCAGAGTCATGGCCACCTTCCCCTAGCCTATTCTGCACGCTGCTTTACTGCACGCTCTGAAGATCGTCCCAAAGATAAATGTCAAAAATGCTGCCTGAACTATCCCCAAGGACGTGCAGTCCATAGCCAGGAAGGTGAACGTCTGTTTACCCTTAATGGCTTGGAAACCCAATCAGGGCTCAGTTACAACCTATTCAACGAAATACCAAACATGGTGGGGAAAGTTGACATCGCCCGCATCAGCCCGCAACAGATGGATATTGCACCTTTGGTCTCGGCATTCAAACAGCAGCTAACCGCCCCCATTCATTCACCCTTATCTACTGATGAGTGTAATGGCTATTGGCACCGCCTCGCTGGGATGGTGCAAAGCCAATAG
- a CDS encoding glutamate-5-semialdehyde dehydrogenase translates to MQMSVLQTLGQQAKQASYELATASTRAKNKALMAIADGLVTHQTEILTANNKDIEAGRANGLTEALLDRLLLDESRLSAIAADVRSVAELADPVGEVIEGRLLENGLRLSRRRIPVGVMGVIYEARPNVTIDVAALALKTGNAAILRGGKETVHSNMVLTRVVQQALAAAELPMQAVQYIENPDRALVAELLRLDNYVDMIIPRGGAGLHKLCKEQSTIPVITGGIGICHLYADASADLEKVVDVVENAKVQRPSVCNALDTLLVHEAAAAELLPALAERLAQSGVELRACEQSLPLLAGSSANVHAAGAEDFDQEWLALILGIKVVADLEAALMHIREHSSEHSDGILTNDMANATAFVNGVTSAAVYVNASTRFTDGSQFGLGAEVAVSTQKLHARGPMGLVELTTYKWVIEGDYTVRS, encoded by the coding sequence ATGCAGATGAGCGTATTGCAAACCCTTGGTCAACAGGCCAAGCAAGCCAGTTATGAACTGGCAACCGCCTCAACTCGGGCGAAAAACAAAGCGTTGATGGCGATCGCCGATGGTTTGGTGACACATCAGACCGAGATCTTGACCGCTAATAACAAAGATATTGAAGCGGGGCGTGCTAATGGCTTGACCGAGGCGTTGCTCGACCGTTTGTTGTTAGATGAGTCTCGTCTATCCGCGATCGCTGCCGATGTTCGCAGTGTCGCCGAACTCGCTGACCCCGTGGGTGAAGTGATCGAAGGTCGCTTGCTGGAGAATGGCCTGCGGTTAAGCCGCCGCCGCATCCCTGTCGGTGTCATGGGAGTGATCTACGAAGCGCGCCCTAATGTGACTATTGATGTCGCAGCCTTGGCGTTGAAAACTGGCAACGCTGCGATCTTGCGAGGGGGAAAAGAGACTGTTCACTCAAACATGGTATTAACTCGTGTTGTGCAACAGGCATTGGCTGCCGCTGAGTTACCTATGCAGGCGGTGCAGTATATTGAAAACCCCGATCGTGCTTTGGTTGCTGAGCTGCTGCGCTTGGACAATTATGTAGATATGATCATTCCTCGCGGTGGTGCAGGTCTGCATAAGCTCTGTAAAGAGCAGAGCACTATTCCTGTGATCACCGGTGGTATTGGTATCTGCCACCTATATGCCGATGCATCGGCCGATTTGGAAAAAGTGGTTGATGTCGTTGAGAACGCCAAAGTTCAGCGACCAAGTGTGTGTAATGCCCTCGATACGTTACTGGTACATGAAGCGGCGGCTGCGGAGTTGCTGCCTGCACTGGCCGAGCGTTTGGCACAGTCAGGCGTTGAGCTTCGTGCTTGCGAACAGAGTTTGCCTTTGTTGGCTGGCAGCAGCGCAAATGTGCATGCTGCAGGAGCTGAAGACTTTGATCAGGAATGGTTGGCATTAATCTTAGGGATTAAGGTTGTTGCAGATCTAGAAGCGGCGCTGATGCATATTCGCGAGCACAGCAGTGAACATTCTGATGGCATTCTAACCAACGATATGGCGAACGCGACAGCCTTTGTTAATGGCGTGACGTCGGCAGCCGTTTACGTGAATGCTTCAACACGTTTTACTGATGGTAGCCAGTTTGGCTTAGGTGCTGAAGTAGCGGTTAGTACTCAGAAACTGCATGCCAGAGGTCCAATGGGTTTGGTTGAGCTTACCACCTATAAGTGGGTGATCGAGGGCGACTATACCGTTCGCTCGTAA
- the proB gene encoding glutamate 5-kinase: MGELASKYPTIVVKLGTSVLTGGSQLLDKAHMVELTRQIAALHKAGCEVVLVSSGAIAAGREHLNFPTIADNVASKQMLAAVGQSQLILTWESLFNLYGLHVGQMLLTRADLEDRERYLNAQDTLKTLLKHRIVPVINENDAVATAEIKVGDNDNLSALAAILADADLLLLLTDQPGLFTADPRSNPDAKLIREVETIDETLRSIAGDSVSGLGTGGMATKLQAADVARRAGIDVIIAAGHHPDVITGACGGESVGTRFVAHPAPLDARKQWLFAGPKQSGSIHIDAGAVKAICNQGSSLLPAGIVALEGSFSRGALVALCDEKGCEVARGISRYGMEELKQIMGCHSEQISERLQIHFGPVVVHRDDLVLI, from the coding sequence ATGGGCGAATTAGCATCAAAATACCCAACCATTGTTGTCAAGCTGGGCACCAGTGTGCTTACCGGCGGCAGTCAGTTGCTCGATAAGGCGCATATGGTTGAGTTAACGCGCCAAATAGCTGCTTTGCATAAAGCGGGTTGTGAAGTGGTGTTGGTATCGTCTGGCGCAATTGCTGCAGGCCGTGAACACCTCAACTTCCCCACCATAGCCGATAATGTGGCGTCGAAGCAGATGCTGGCTGCGGTTGGACAGAGCCAGTTGATACTTACTTGGGAGTCTTTGTTCAACTTATATGGCCTGCACGTGGGGCAAATGTTGCTAACCCGTGCTGATTTAGAAGATCGTGAGCGCTACCTGAATGCACAGGACACGCTGAAAACGTTATTGAAGCATCGCATTGTTCCGGTGATTAACGAAAATGACGCGGTGGCGACAGCAGAGATAAAAGTAGGCGACAATGATAATTTATCGGCGTTGGCTGCGATCTTGGCGGATGCCGATCTGCTGCTGCTGTTAACTGATCAACCCGGGTTGTTTACTGCCGATCCTAGGAGTAACCCTGACGCTAAGTTAATTCGGGAAGTCGAGACTATCGACGAAACGCTACGGAGTATTGCAGGCGACAGTGTGAGTGGCCTGGGTACGGGGGGCATGGCAACCAAGCTACAGGCGGCTGATGTAGCAAGGCGCGCGGGGATTGATGTCATTATTGCTGCTGGACACCACCCTGATGTCATTACCGGAGCCTGTGGTGGTGAGTCGGTGGGAACCCGTTTTGTGGCACATCCAGCCCCGTTGGATGCTCGGAAGCAGTGGCTATTTGCCGGACCAAAGCAGAGCGGCTCTATTCATATCGATGCCGGTGCGGTGAAAGCGATATGTAATCAGGGCTCTAGTCTGCTGCCCGCGGGGATCGTCGCTCTTGAAGGGAGTTTTTCCCGCGGTGCCCTGGTCGCTTTGTGCGATGAAAAGGGGTGCGAAGTGGCACGTGGGATCAGCCGTTACGGCATGGAAGAGTTAAAGCAGATCATGGGTTGCCATTCAGAACAGATCAGTGAACGTTTACAAATACATTTTGGCCCGGTTGTTGTTCATCGTGACGACCTGGTTTTGATTTAA
- a CDS encoding GGDEF domain-containing protein → MSRLTTRLLGIFVLAFAVGLITLLASRYFWLQPTEIATQDTLDRATIERYQLALKATSFQLKQNAAQLDNNFFQRQINQGWHDKTFDAAWLLDSTQQLLLTAGKEPISNQQIAPERLTLLLSQILNQPFDSSSEHPVWLNTPSGAALVVKARNELSQQVVAIQLWTAARINTWQTHWSLPLNAIWLHDNSTPGSLRRAAASLIPYSERSPVRMSDKLRWVIADSSDTPLMLWEVSAPTTLPFSGLTKAQICLLIGWLVALVISATLILKQFIQPQLQLKKALQQRNIESDYHHPITITVGDGLTRECNLLMRHIQQQDNRLLKLSHQVELLSKTDTLTGLANRQRLEEFLEQEWSRAKQLSNYLCFGLCDLDMFKSFNERYGVALGDSALKEVAKTLEGNLHRATDLVARLSGATFAIILTDTDGAGAKVVGDKLLQAISELNIPHADSEHKMLSISIGCLPMLPEGNCTIELLLAQANHALVQAKSKGGNQVSVTSNKV, encoded by the coding sequence ATGAGCAGGCTCACCACAAGGCTGTTGGGAATTTTCGTTTTAGCATTTGCCGTTGGCTTAATAACCTTATTGGCGAGCCGCTACTTCTGGTTGCAGCCCACCGAAATAGCGACACAAGATACCTTAGATCGCGCAACCATAGAGCGCTACCAGTTAGCGCTTAAAGCCACTTCCTTTCAGCTTAAGCAAAACGCCGCTCAGCTTGATAACAATTTCTTTCAACGCCAAATAAACCAAGGCTGGCATGATAAAACATTCGATGCAGCATGGCTGCTGGACAGCACACAACAGCTTTTACTTACTGCAGGTAAAGAGCCTATTTCCAATCAACAGATAGCCCCAGAAAGGCTTACTCTCCTGCTCAGTCAGATCCTCAACCAACCCTTCGATAGCAGCTCAGAACATCCTGTTTGGTTGAATACACCATCGGGAGCCGCCCTAGTTGTAAAAGCAAGAAATGAGTTATCACAACAAGTGGTCGCGATACAGCTTTGGACAGCCGCCAGAATAAACACTTGGCAAACACACTGGTCTCTACCGCTGAATGCTATTTGGTTGCATGACAACAGCACCCCTGGCTCTCTGCGACGTGCTGCCGCATCATTGATACCTTACAGCGAACGCTCTCCAGTACGAATGTCCGACAAATTACGTTGGGTCATCGCCGACAGCAGTGATACCCCCTTGATGCTGTGGGAGGTCAGCGCACCAACAACGCTACCCTTTAGCGGGTTAACCAAAGCACAAATCTGTCTGTTGATAGGCTGGCTCGTGGCTTTGGTGATCTCTGCCACGCTCATCCTAAAACAGTTCATCCAGCCTCAACTACAACTAAAAAAAGCACTACAACAAAGAAATATCGAAAGTGACTACCACCACCCAATTACTATCACCGTAGGCGATGGTCTGACCCGCGAATGTAACTTGTTAATGCGCCATATCCAACAGCAAGATAATCGCCTGTTGAAGCTTTCACACCAAGTCGAGTTATTGAGCAAAACTGACACACTAACCGGGCTGGCCAATAGGCAAAGGTTGGAAGAGTTTCTCGAACAAGAGTGGTCACGCGCTAAGCAGCTTTCCAATTACCTCTGCTTCGGCCTATGCGATCTGGATATGTTTAAGAGTTTCAACGAACGATATGGGGTTGCTCTCGGGGACTCCGCTCTTAAAGAGGTGGCTAAAACATTGGAAGGCAATCTTCATCGAGCCACAGATCTGGTTGCTCGACTCAGCGGCGCCACATTTGCCATCATCCTCACGGACACTGATGGTGCTGGCGCTAAAGTAGTTGGTGATAAATTGCTGCAAGCAATAAGTGAGTTAAACATTCCTCACGCCGATTCCGAGCATAAAATGTTATCGATTAGTATAGGTTGCCTGCCAATGCTGCCGGAAGGGAATTGCACCATTGAACTACTGCTCGCCCAAGCCAATCACGCTTTGGTACAAGCGAAAAGCAAGGGCGGTAACCAGGTCAGCGTTACGTCAAATAAGGTTTAA